In a single window of the Pelagibacterium sp. 26DY04 genome:
- the pqqD gene encoding pyrroloquinoline quinone biosynthesis peptide chaperone PqqD has product MEGAPAARRRMAVSLESVPKLARGVKLRFDETRGRWVLLVPERVLAPDEIAVEVLQLCDGDRSVSDMVDVLAAKYAAPAEEIGSDVIDMLQDLADSGFLIEARR; this is encoded by the coding sequence ATGGAAGGCGCGCCCGCAGCACGCCGCCGCATGGCGGTTTCGCTCGAAAGCGTCCCCAAGCTGGCGCGGGGCGTCAAATTGCGGTTCGACGAAACGCGCGGACGCTGGGTGCTGCTGGTGCCCGAACGGGTGCTGGCCCCCGACGAGATCGCCGTCGAAGTGCTCCAGCTTTGCGATGGTGACCGCAGCGTTTCGGACATGGTGGACGTGCTCGCCGCCAAATATGCGGCGCCTGCCGAAGAGATCGGCAGCGACGTGATCGACATGCTTCAGGACCTGGCCGATTCCGGGTTCCTGATCGAAGCAAGGAGATAA
- a CDS encoding DUF2948 family protein: MTDAIAHKAPMTDLKLLALDSEDLEIVSAHLQDAVVRVGDMGYSKSDKRFVLLMNRYAWEAGDARGRGQRKRAGLHFDHVTVAHAEGFDLKSKEGVLELLAVTFEPKDAPSGEVLLTFAGGGRVRLEVECLEARLRDLGGVWAAKAQPKHDVD, from the coding sequence ATGACTGACGCAATCGCACACAAGGCTCCCATGACCGATCTCAAGCTCCTGGCGCTCGACAGCGAAGATCTCGAGATCGTTTCGGCTCACCTTCAGGATGCCGTCGTCCGGGTGGGCGACATGGGGTATTCCAAGTCCGACAAGCGCTTCGTTCTGCTCATGAACCGTTATGCCTGGGAAGCGGGCGACGCTCGCGGCAGGGGCCAGCGCAAGCGGGCGGGGCTGCATTTCGATCATGTCACGGTGGCCCATGCGGAGGGGTTCGACCTCAAGTCCAAGGAGGGCGTGCTCGAACTGCTCGCGGTGACGTTCGAGCCCAAGGATGCGCCCAGCGGCGAGGTCTTGCTTACCTTTGCCGGCGGTGGCAGGGTGCGGCTCGAAGTCGAGTGTCTCGAAGCGCGTCTTCGCGATCTCGGCGGGGTATGGGCGGCCAAGGCCCAGCCCAAGCACGACGTCGACTGA
- a CDS encoding UPF0262 family protein: protein MDKRPFDPQKDRIVTVTLDPNTITSVDPDEVHEWRVASYDLVDSNRFYPARVTAQGPYALHLSIVGNHIVLDVRHPETFSPIAAHYLSLTPFRSLIRDYFRIRESYYEAIRSASTFQIEAVDMGRRGLHNQAAELLIERLDNKLVMDLETARRLFTLICAVQPYAARIPEQDSQLPTVLFVCSMNSVRSPIAAALARKHFPGRLIARSAGVRSGKADHFVHQVMEEIGVDMSVHTPHTMDELMASHFDVVVTLAEDARKAVAERGLEAEVTEHWQVADPSEVEGTREVALAAYRDLRDDLDKRLRSALEPLLERADRSG, encoded by the coding sequence ATGGACAAGCGGCCCTTCGATCCGCAAAAGGACAGGATCGTCACGGTCACGCTCGACCCCAACACCATCACTTCGGTTGATCCGGACGAGGTCCATGAATGGCGCGTCGCGAGCTACGATCTGGTGGATTCCAACCGGTTCTATCCGGCGCGCGTTACCGCGCAGGGGCCATACGCGCTGCACCTGTCGATCGTGGGCAACCACATCGTGCTCGACGTGCGGCACCCTGAAACCTTCTCGCCGATTGCCGCGCACTACCTATCGCTGACCCCGTTCCGCAGCCTCATCCGGGATTATTTTCGCATTCGCGAAAGCTATTACGAGGCCATCCGCTCGGCCTCGACCTTCCAGATCGAGGCCGTGGACATGGGCCGGCGCGGGCTGCACAACCAGGCGGCCGAACTGCTGATCGAGCGGCTCGACAACAAGCTGGTGATGGATCTGGAAACCGCTCGGCGGCTGTTCACCCTCATCTGCGCCGTTCAGCCCTATGCTGCGCGTATTCCCGAGCAGGACAGCCAACTGCCCACAGTCCTTTTCGTCTGCTCGATGAATTCGGTGCGCTCGCCCATCGCCGCAGCTTTGGCCCGCAAGCATTTCCCCGGCCGGCTTATCGCGCGTTCGGCGGGCGTGCGTTCGGGTAAGGCCGATCATTTCGTCCATCAGGTGATGGAGGAGATCGGGGTGGATATGTCGGTCCATACGCCTCACACCATGGACGAATTGATGGCATCGCATTTCGATGTCGTCGTCACCCTGGCCGAGGACGCCCGAAAGGCCGTGGCCGAACGCGGGCTGGAGGCCGAGGTCACCGAACATTGGCAAGTTGCCGATCCGTCCGAAGTCGAAGGCACGCGCGAGGTGGCGCTTGCCGCTTACCGCGATTTGCGCGATGACCTCGACAAGCGGCTGCGCTCCGCCCTCGAACCGCTGCTGGAAAGAGCAGACAGGTCTGGCTGA
- the infA gene encoding translation initiation factor IF-1, translated as MAKEEVLEFPGVVTELLPNATFRVKLENDHEIIAHTAGRMRKNRIRVLAGDKVLVEMTPYDLTKGRITYRFK; from the coding sequence ATGGCAAAGGAAGAAGTGCTCGAATTCCCGGGCGTGGTCACTGAATTGCTCCCCAACGCGACCTTTCGCGTCAAGCTCGAGAACGATCACGAGATCATCGCCCACACCGCGGGCCGCATGCGCAAGAACCGCATCCGCGTTCTGGCGGGGGACAAGGTGCTCGTCGAAATGACGCCCTATGACCTCACCAAGGGCCGCATCACCTATCGTTTCAAATAG
- a CDS encoding LysR family transcriptional regulator produces MNKLSTSLHTEISLHQLRIFTAVAHAATLTEAAKQLGIAQPSLSQQLSRLETLVGTRLFNRRPGEMELTEAGLYLLPKAEHVLRGMRDLEDGLMQYTTGRRMTIRLAGITSVLRILLPGALKRVREIFPEIDFDIQDRAPADILELLYERRIALGLLAENSMVASGAGFSQVPLLTDAHVLAVPDTLDLSGVIDPRRQLSADQYATLNQSIQFSFGTQHTKRVRNWYERLFPDHAVVAQCRSFEVATELVRAGAGVCLVPTLAVLHGTQTLKGVRLYRVNATARRIVALIPSQYQRVEPYKSFIEALEKTAREVALPETLGVPPFLDIGPQAQF; encoded by the coding sequence ATGAACAAGCTCTCCACAAGCCTGCATACCGAAATCTCACTGCATCAGCTCCGGATCTTCACCGCCGTCGCGCATGCGGCGACGCTGACCGAGGCGGCAAAGCAGCTCGGGATTGCCCAACCATCGCTCTCGCAACAGCTTTCGCGCCTGGAAACCTTGGTCGGCACCCGGCTTTTCAATCGCCGTCCGGGTGAGATGGAGCTGACCGAAGCGGGGCTATACCTGCTGCCCAAGGCCGAGCATGTATTGCGCGGCATGCGCGACCTCGAGGATGGGCTGATGCAGTATACGACGGGCCGTCGCATGACGATCCGGCTTGCCGGCATCACCTCGGTGCTGCGCATCCTGTTGCCCGGCGCGCTGAAACGGGTGCGCGAGATTTTTCCCGAGATCGATTTCGACATCCAGGACAGGGCGCCCGCCGATATCCTCGAACTGCTCTATGAGCGGCGCATCGCGCTGGGATTGCTGGCGGAAAATTCCATGGTCGCTTCGGGTGCCGGGTTTTCCCAGGTTCCGCTTTTGACAGATGCGCATGTGCTTGCCGTTCCCGATACGCTCGATCTCTCCGGCGTTATCGATCCCCGGCGCCAGCTCAGCGCCGATCAATACGCTACGCTCAACCAGTCGATCCAATTCTCGTTTGGCACCCAGCATACCAAGCGGGTGCGAAACTGGTATGAGCGGCTGTTTCCCGATCATGCGGTGGTCGCCCAATGCCGCAGCTTCGAGGTGGCCACCGAATTGGTGCGCGCCGGGGCAGGGGTGTGCCTGGTGCCCACCCTTGCCGTGCTCCATGGCACCCAGACGCTTAAGGGTGTGCGCCTTTATCGAGTCAATGCCACGGCGCGCCGGATCGTCGCCCTGATCCCTTCGCAATATCAGCGGGTCGAACCCTACAAGAGTTTCATCGAGGCGCTTGAGAAGACGGCGCGCGAGGTTGCATTGCCGGAAACCCTTGGCGTTCCGCCCTTCCTCGATATCGGCCCCCAGGCCCAGTTCTAG
- the hisD gene encoding histidinol dehydrogenase, protein MPTILSSAEAGFTEAFETLLASKREASVEVGDTVAAIISDVRQRGDAALIELTRKFDALELTPETMRFSQAEIDAAYQAVAPEIRDALVLAHRRITAHHEKQKPADHTYTDDIGVTLGSRWTAVEAAGLYVPGGLASYPSSVLMNAIPAKVAGVERLAIVVPTPRGEVNPAILAAAKIAGVDEIYRVGGAQAIAALAFGTETIAPVAKITGPGNAYVAAAKRQVFGTVGIDMIAGPSEVLIIADASANPAWVAADLLAQAEHGAGAQSILLTTDPGLGEAVAAEVERQLDTLRAPDNARAGWDEFGAIITVSSLEDAIPLANRIASEHVELALDDPEPLIGKIRNAGAIFVGHHTPEAVGDYVGGSNHVLPTARSARFASGLGVLDFMKRTSILGCTPAALAELADATVTLAETEGLQAHGRSVSIRLNT, encoded by the coding sequence ATGCCTACCATTCTTTCGAGCGCCGAAGCCGGCTTTACCGAGGCTTTTGAGACTCTACTCGCCTCCAAGCGCGAAGCCTCGGTCGAGGTCGGCGACACGGTGGCTGCGATCATCTCCGATGTGCGCCAGCGCGGTGATGCCGCGCTGATCGAATTGACCCGCAAGTTCGACGCGCTCGAATTGACGCCGGAAACCATGCGGTTCTCTCAGGCTGAAATCGACGCTGCCTACCAGGCCGTCGCGCCGGAAATCCGCGATGCGCTGGTTCTGGCTCATCGGCGCATCACTGCGCATCATGAAAAGCAAAAGCCGGCCGATCACACCTATACAGACGATATCGGGGTGACGTTGGGCAGCCGCTGGACGGCTGTCGAGGCGGCGGGGCTATATGTGCCCGGCGGCTTGGCCTCCTATCCATCCTCGGTCCTGATGAACGCCATCCCCGCCAAGGTGGCCGGGGTCGAGCGGCTGGCGATCGTGGTGCCCACGCCTCGAGGCGAGGTCAATCCCGCCATTCTGGCGGCGGCCAAGATCGCTGGGGTCGATGAGATCTATCGGGTGGGCGGCGCCCAGGCCATTGCGGCGCTGGCGTTCGGCACCGAAACGATCGCGCCGGTCGCCAAGATCACCGGGCCGGGCAATGCCTATGTCGCTGCCGCCAAGCGGCAGGTGTTCGGCACCGTGGGCATCGACATGATCGCCGGTCCGTCCGAAGTGCTGATCATCGCCGACGCTTCGGCCAATCCCGCATGGGTCGCGGCCGACCTTTTGGCGCAGGCCGAGCACGGGGCAGGAGCCCAGTCGATCCTTTTGACCACCGATCCCGGCCTGGGAGAGGCCGTCGCTGCCGAGGTGGAACGCCAGCTCGATACCCTGCGCGCTCCCGACAATGCCCGCGCCGGTTGGGACGAGTTCGGCGCCATCATCACCGTTTCGAGCCTCGAGGACGCCATTCCGCTCGCCAATCGCATAGCGTCGGAACATGTGGAACTGGCGCTCGACGATCCCGAGCCGCTGATCGGGAAAATCCGCAATGCGGGTGCGATCTTTGTCGGCCACCACACGCCCGAGGCCGTTGGCGATTATGTCGGCGGCTCCAATCACGTTTTGCCAACGGCCCGCTCGGCGCGGTTCGCGTCCGGGCTCGGCGTGCTCGACTTCATGAAGCGCACCTCGATACTGGGTTGCACGCCCGCTGCGCTCGCCGAACTTGCCGATGCCACGGTCACCCTGGCGGAAACCGAGGGGTTACAAGCCCATGGCCGGTCGGTTTCGATAAGGCTCAATACCTGA
- the pqqC gene encoding pyrroloquinoline-quinone synthase PqqC, with product MNAMSALTIAPDTPLNTAEELEAQLRHIGATRYHSLHPFHRLLHGGKLDKGQVQAWALNRYYYQSTIPIKDAVVISRFRDRATRIEWRHRISDHDGDIGSEGGIERWLQLTTGLGFDPDYVESTEGILPATRFAVEAYVHFVRDRSPLEAIASSLTELFAPNLHQERIAGMLEHYDFIDPTVMTYFTRRLEQAPRDAGFALDYVKEHARTPEERRLVCNALIFKTNVLWVQLDALYHAYVDGHVPPGAFVPEKP from the coding sequence ATGAACGCCATGTCGGCCCTCACAATTGCCCCCGACACTCCCTTGAATACGGCCGAAGAGCTCGAAGCCCAGCTCCGCCATATCGGCGCTACGCGCTACCACAGCCTTCATCCCTTCCATCGCCTGCTGCATGGGGGCAAGCTCGACAAGGGGCAGGTGCAAGCCTGGGCGCTCAACCGCTATTATTACCAGAGCACCATCCCCATTAAGGATGCGGTGGTGATCTCGCGCTTCCGCGATCGCGCTACGCGCATCGAGTGGCGGCACCGCATTTCCGACCATGACGGCGACATCGGCAGCGAGGGCGGCATCGAACGCTGGCTCCAGCTGACCACCGGTCTCGGGTTCGATCCCGACTATGTGGAATCGACCGAAGGCATCCTGCCCGCTACCCGCTTTGCTGTGGAAGCCTATGTGCATTTCGTGCGTGACCGTTCCCCGCTCGAAGCGATTGCTTCCTCATTGACCGAACTCTTTGCGCCCAATCTGCATCAGGAGCGCATCGCCGGGATGCTCGAGCATTATGACTTCATCGATCCGACGGTGATGACCTATTTCACCCGCCGGCTCGAACAGGCACCGCGCGATGCCGGCTTCGCGCTCGATTATGTCAAGGAGCACGCCAGGACGCCCGAGGAGCGACGGCTGGTCTGCAATGCGTTGATCTTCAAGACCAACGTGCTCTGGGTGCAGCTCGACGCGCTTTATCATGCCTATGTCGACGGGCACGTCCCGCCCGGCGCGTTCGTTCCGGAAAAGCCGTGA
- the pqqA gene encoding pyrroloquinoline quinone precursor peptide PqqA, translated as MAWNKPKLTEIPVSMEINMYACAKRK; from the coding sequence ATGGCCTGGAACAAGCCCAAGCTCACCGAAATCCCGGTTTCGATGGAAATCAACATGTACGCTTGCGCCAAGCGCAAGTAA
- the pqqB gene encoding pyrroloquinoline quinone biosynthesis protein PqqB gives MIKIIILGAAAGGGVPQWNCGCANCRDAREGRPELKANQASAAISADGEHWFLVNASPDLRQQIANTPALHPRAGELRHSPIAGVILTNGEIDAITGLLTLREGSPFTLYAHSRVHSILAANSIFNALKPGIVTRETLTLGESFSPAAGLDILPFAAPGKTALFLEDEEESDPGDTIGLKITDLSTGRSVVFLPACAQLTDDVLDLTDGTDAVFFDGTLWRDDELLAQGLGKKTGQRMGHMSMQDVIPTLADMRIGQKFFFHINNSNPAWRTDSEERKKIEAAGWTIPAEGMEITL, from the coding sequence ATGATCAAGATCATCATACTCGGAGCCGCGGCAGGCGGCGGAGTCCCGCAATGGAATTGCGGCTGCGCCAATTGCCGTGACGCCCGCGAAGGGCGTCCGGAACTGAAGGCGAATCAGGCTTCGGCTGCGATCAGCGCCGATGGCGAGCACTGGTTCCTCGTCAACGCTTCTCCCGATTTGCGCCAGCAGATCGCCAACACGCCCGCGTTGCATCCGCGCGCCGGCGAGCTGCGGCACTCCCCGATCGCTGGGGTCATTCTCACCAATGGCGAGATCGATGCGATCACCGGATTGCTGACCCTGCGCGAAGGTTCGCCCTTTACGCTTTACGCACACTCTCGGGTGCATTCGATCCTTGCCGCCAATTCGATTTTCAACGCCCTCAAGCCCGGCATCGTGACGCGGGAGACGCTGACCTTGGGCGAAAGCTTCAGCCCGGCCGCGGGTCTCGACATCCTGCCCTTCGCCGCGCCCGGCAAGACCGCGCTCTTTCTCGAGGACGAGGAAGAAAGCGATCCGGGCGATACGATCGGACTCAAGATCACCGATCTCTCGACTGGACGGAGCGTGGTGTTCCTGCCGGCCTGCGCTCAGCTTACCGATGATGTGCTTGACCTCACTGACGGCACGGACGCCGTGTTCTTCGACGGCACGCTCTGGCGCGACGACGAATTGCTAGCGCAGGGACTGGGCAAGAAGACCGGGCAGCGCATGGGGCATATGTCCATGCAGGACGTCATCCCAACGCTTGCCGACATGCGGATCGGCCAGAAATTCTTCTTTCACATCAACAACTCGAACCCCGCCTGGCGAACCGATTCGGAAGAGCGGAAAAAGATCGAGGCGGCGGGATGGACCATTCCCGCCGAAGGGATGGAGATTACCCTATGA
- the pip gene encoding prolyl aminopeptidase — protein sequence MPPEGAASGDLFSPLTTQMLPVGEGHRLYVETVGRDDGLPAVYLHGGPGSGCQPGHRQLFDPRWFRAVLFDQRGAGRSTPRRSRKDNTTAHLVADMETIRAALGIERWLVVGGSWGATLALAYAQAHPERVSGIVLRATFLGTRRELETAFGTTLSTFYPRLYQDFLDLLDPAERTAPLEAYWRRILDPDPAIHLPAVWGWYDVERTLSQVNPPADRLDLEKRLQGNDPLPASPFMEAHYFSNDCFLAPDQLMTNAGRLAGIPGRIIQGRYDLLCPPATAYALAERWTEAKIIPVPSAGHGQTEPGVERAMRDAIAELARSILPMNA from the coding sequence ATGCCTCCTGAGGGCGCGGCCTCGGGCGATCTCTTTTCCCCTTTGACCACGCAGATGCTGCCGGTGGGGGAGGGGCATAGGCTCTATGTCGAAACCGTCGGGCGCGACGATGGGCTACCGGCGGTCTATCTCCACGGCGGACCAGGCAGCGGCTGCCAGCCCGGTCATCGACAGCTCTTCGATCCGCGGTGGTTCCGGGCGGTGCTGTTCGATCAGCGCGGGGCAGGGCGCAGTACGCCGCGCCGTTCGCGCAAGGATAACACCACCGCTCACCTTGTCGCCGATATGGAGACGATCCGCGCTGCGCTCGGCATCGAGCGTTGGCTTGTGGTTGGCGGTTCGTGGGGCGCGACACTGGCGCTGGCTTACGCCCAGGCGCATCCCGAGCGGGTGAGCGGCATCGTGCTGCGCGCCACGTTCCTGGGCACCCGCCGCGAACTGGAAACCGCGTTCGGCACGACCCTCTCCACGTTCTATCCGCGGCTCTACCAGGATTTCCTCGACCTGCTCGACCCGGCCGAACGCACCGCCCCGCTCGAAGCGTACTGGCGTCGCATTCTCGATCCCGATCCGGCAATCCACCTGCCGGCTGTCTGGGGTTGGTACGATGTCGAGCGCACGCTTTCCCAGGTCAACCCGCCCGCCGATCGTCTCGATCTTGAAAAGCGGCTGCAGGGCAATGATCCGTTGCCCGCCTCCCCCTTCATGGAAGCGCATTATTTTTCCAACGATTGCTTCTTGGCCCCCGATCAATTGATGACCAATGCCGGCCGACTGGCGGGCATTCCTGGCCGCATTATCCAGGGGCGCTACGATCTGCTCTGCCCGCCGGCGACGGCCTACGCCCTCGCCGAGCGCTGGACGGAAGCCAAAATCATCCCCGTGCCCTCGGCCGGCCACGGTCAGACAGAGCCCGGCGTGGAACGGGCCATGCGCGACGCCATAGCCGAATTGGCGCGGTCCATCCTTCCAATGAACGCCTAG
- the pqqE gene encoding pyrroloquinoline quinone biosynthesis protein PqqE, with the protein MSPTLDRNSPVLEEERLDGVALLEGDGRSVAQQYGIPLAVLLELTHRCPLQCPYCSNPVEMERARNELTTEEWKRVLDELAEIGVLQVHFSGGEPTARKDIVELIQHATDLNLYSNLITSAVLLSKEKLTEIADAGLSHIQISFQGSDAAKADRVGGFKNGHVKKREVAQWARELDLPLTVNAVMHRQNLDQLEDIIAMAVEMDADRIEVANVQYYGWALKNRAALMPTIEQLDRATEIVEDARVRLKGILDIDFVIPDYYAERPKKCMGGWGRQFFNITPSGKVLPCHAAESITDLDFMSVRSNHSIAWIWHNSEAFNRYRGTGWMPEPCQSCAFKEIDFGGCRCQAFALTGSASNTDPACGFSPLHEKIFKTAQTESETGSTRFIYRNFSGGTLEAEPGDAS; encoded by the coding sequence ATGAGCCCGACCCTGGATCGCAACAGCCCCGTGCTGGAAGAAGAACGTCTCGATGGCGTGGCACTCCTCGAAGGCGATGGTAGATCGGTCGCCCAGCAATATGGCATACCGCTCGCCGTGCTGCTCGAACTCACCCACAGATGTCCGCTCCAGTGCCCCTATTGCTCCAATCCGGTGGAAATGGAGCGGGCGCGCAACGAGTTGACGACCGAGGAGTGGAAGCGCGTACTGGACGAGCTGGCCGAAATCGGCGTGCTGCAAGTGCATTTTTCCGGCGGCGAGCCGACCGCGCGCAAGGACATCGTCGAACTCATCCAGCACGCGACGGACCTCAATCTCTATTCCAACCTCATCACCTCGGCGGTGCTGCTTTCCAAGGAAAAGCTCACCGAAATCGCCGATGCGGGGCTGTCCCACATCCAGATCAGTTTCCAGGGCAGCGATGCCGCCAAGGCCGACAGGGTCGGAGGGTTCAAGAACGGGCATGTGAAAAAGCGTGAGGTGGCCCAATGGGCGCGCGAGCTCGACCTGCCGCTGACGGTCAACGCCGTCATGCACCGGCAAAATCTCGACCAGCTCGAAGACATCATCGCCATGGCCGTCGAAATGGACGCCGACCGCATCGAGGTCGCCAACGTCCAGTATTACGGCTGGGCGCTGAAAAATCGCGCGGCGCTGATGCCGACCATCGAACAGCTCGACCGGGCGACCGAAATCGTCGAGGACGCCCGCGTGCGGCTCAAGGGCATTCTCGATATCGATTTCGTCATTCCCGACTACTACGCCGAGCGGCCCAAGAAGTGCATGGGGGGCTGGGGGCGGCAGTTCTTCAACATCACGCCTTCGGGCAAGGTGCTGCCCTGCCACGCGGCGGAATCGATCACCGATCTTGATTTCATGTCGGTGCGCTCGAACCATTCCATCGCCTGGATCTGGCACAATTCCGAAGCCTTCAACCGCTATCGCGGCACGGGCTGGATGCCTGAACCCTGCCAGAGCTGCGCCTTCAAGGAGATCGATTTCGGCGGTTGCCGCTGCCAGGCCTTCGCGCTGACGGGCAGCGCCAGCAACACCGATCCGGCCTGCGGCTTTTCTCCGCTGCACGAAAAGATCTTCAAGACAGCACAGACCGAATCCGAAACCGGCTCGACGCGGTTCATCTACCGCAACTTCTCGGGCGGCACTCTGGAGGCGGAGCCGGGCGATGCCTCCTGA
- a CDS encoding Maf family nucleotide pyrophosphatase, with the protein MSSRRPELILASASPRRLALLNQIGIEPDHLIPAHVDETPEKGELPRRLAQRLAHAKAVEVRKKARQAGLASDALILAADTVVAVGRRILPKAETMDEAAGCLRLLSGRAHRVFTGLCVISAAGQARERLVDTRIRFKRLSNKEIEAYLASGEWSGKAGGYAIQGIAGAFAVKMSGSYSAVVGLPLFETAALLTGEGYPVQFNWLNPASLPGV; encoded by the coding sequence TTGTCCAGCAGACGCCCCGAACTGATCCTTGCTTCGGCCTCGCCGCGTCGGCTCGCGCTCTTGAACCAGATCGGCATCGAACCCGATCACCTGATTCCCGCCCATGTGGATGAAACGCCCGAAAAGGGTGAGCTGCCGCGCCGTCTGGCTCAGCGGCTGGCTCACGCCAAGGCCGTGGAAGTCCGCAAGAAAGCGCGCCAGGCCGGGTTGGCGTCCGATGCGCTGATCCTTGCCGCCGATACGGTGGTCGCCGTTGGACGACGCATCCTGCCAAAGGCCGAAACCATGGACGAGGCGGCAGGCTGCCTGCGGCTGCTTTCGGGCCGTGCGCATCGCGTATTCACCGGTCTTTGCGTGATTTCGGCCGCCGGCCAGGCACGCGAGCGGCTTGTCGATACGCGCATCCGCTTCAAGCGGCTTTCCAACAAGGAAATCGAAGCCTACCTGGCGAGCGGCGAATGGAGCGGCAAGGCGGGCGGTTATGCCATCCAGGGCATTGCCGGAGCTTTTGCCGTCAAGATGAGCGGTTCGTACTCCGCCGTCGTCGGCCTTCCGCTGTTCGAAACCGCCGCGCTTCTGACCGGCGAGGGATACCCGGTCCAGTTCAACTGGCTCAATCCGGCGTCGCTTCCGGGGGTCTGA
- the yacG gene encoding DNA gyrase inhibitor YacG: protein MANTNVTRLRTPKPCPICGKPSVQQFHPFCSARCADVDLNRWLKGNYVIPGGRSDDDADKSARIDSEDEE from the coding sequence ATGGCCAACACCAACGTCACCCGCCTGCGGACGCCTAAGCCGTGCCCGATCTGCGGAAAACCCTCGGTCCAGCAATTCCATCCCTTCTGCTCGGCGCGCTGCGCCGATGTCGATCTCAACCGCTGGCTCAAGGGCAACTATGTCATTCCCGGCGGCCGGAGCGACGACGACGCCGACAAAAGCGCGCGGATCGACAGTGAGGACGAGGAGTAA